GGACCTACAAATGCCCTGCATCAAATCAAAATGAGGTATTGGCATCCCAAACATAAAGGGTAACATATGTTACCATAACCCAAACATATGTTTACCATAACCcaaatatatgttatattaacccaaaaaaccccccagttTTATTGGGTTTTGTGGCCTTCCTTCAAAGACTCTTACCTTTGACATCAAAGAGATTTTCTTCCACAGACCTAGCTTTCCTAAAATGCACAATAAGTATGAATTTGTTGTTTGCCAAGGCCCCAGTAAATCTAATTACCTCCTCATCTGGAAACAGGATCTACATCCAGAAAGCTAAATGCTAAAAGTCTTTTTCAGTAGAGAGACCCAATTAAGGAATATGCTCTAAGAAAACATCTATGCTGATCAATTCTATCATAAGAGAAATTCAAAGTCGCATCCCTCAAAACAAAAAGTTTCTAAACTTCAAGACAAAGGTGTGATAAATATAAGCAGGTGGGGAGGCACAATGTGACAGACATGAAAGGTTCAGCTGTGTTTAACTGCCCTGCACGTTTATGCCTGTCTAAAAATGCAGGTTATAAAGGTTATGCAGCTACTGTCTCTTTAGAAAGGTCTTACATTATATGGTGTCTCAcgacagaaagagaaaaaactgtGTAAAACTAGAAGGACTTCCTGGAAGCAAGTTACATTATAAAACCAGGCTTGACAGCAGCATAAACCTGCATCTGTACTAAACCCTATACCAAATAAACAGGACTGCTAGACAGCTAgatcttggaaaaaaatggtgCAAATTTGTGCCACTGAAACATacctgcagccacagaggaTTACAAGGACAGATAAAAATATCCTGTAAGTGACTACCAAAAGGGTCATTCTGTCACTTCCCACTGAGTGACAGCTCTGAAGGGCCACTCAGCCAGTAGCATGTTTCACTTATTTCTGGGATGATGACTCTGACTATATAGAGTTACAGGCACACTCTGCTAAGCTATACAAGCATAAAGAATTTCTGTGGCTTAAAAAGAAGATTCTACCTTAAGCTATcccaggaaaatggaaaaaggaaaacagaattaGTAAGGAGCAGACATCTAACTCACCCCACCTGGGTGGACTTagttttgtaaaaaataaagtcCACATCTCTCTGTATTGagcattaaatattttagtgaaaggaaaaatgacCACACAAAAGTGCAAGCAAACATCCACTTTAATCACTGCAGGTTTTTGATATGCAGAGCAACATGTTTCAAGAAAGACAAGTTCAGAGCATTGTCAAAACAAAAGTTTTACCTTTTGGGGGTAAAAAGCTTTAACATGCCTACCAGATATTTGCCAATCAAGAAACTTTTGAACCAAGATCAACACAACAACAGCCAGGCTTCCATGTGGCAGtatgtagggggatagaatataagaaaataaagatagtgtagaaagtaatcttacccctaaggagctgcagctgggccaattatcagagattaggaacaggccacAGCTAtaaccaatgagaagaagagtgctattAAAGAGTGGGGTGACTggttgagaagggaactggagtcagttggctattttgggaagaagaaagagtgcTTGGAGGAGATGCCCacgagaaacaccaagaaggtatggaacttttgtgataaggagacaacagtatggaacccctgcaataagacGACAGCAGCAGTAGTGTGGAACAGCTGAACTCTCATAGCTTACAAAAAAGGGGTATGCTTACCCAAGGGACCACATGGCATTGAAGAGCCCAGACACCAGTCCCAGAAGACTCAGACCTTCTTCAAATCCATTCTCACTGCAGAAAGACAGACCAGTTGGAACAGTACAGTACAAACTGTGTCTCAGTTTGTAGACTCCCTATAGactttcccccctccttttAATTTGCACACCACATAAATAGTCAACAAGCAGAAGTGCACAGTAGAATTTCTGTTTACCCAGTACTTCTTTACTGCCCCTCTGAAGGATTGCAGTGccatttttcatctgttttctcCCAAGTTAAGATCACACCATCACAGCAATTCCCCACGTTTCATATGGCAAGTGTGAAACTGTGACAGGTGGCTTTTTAGAAGCAAAGACTTGTTCCAAAAGGAACATACTAAAAAGAGTAAATCAAGGCCTTTCTAGGTCATTACTGAAGTATGCATTCACAAAGTTATATTGGGAGGATAATGACTGGGGTGCTCAGTCAGAAAAAACTAAGACAATAGAGTAGTGGAAACATTTAAGTGTTACTATCTGCCTTTGCctcaaaaagagggaaaaaagccacACTTCATATTCACCCCTGAAAGACAGTTGCAGATTCCTAGTGGCAGTAACATGAAAGATGTGTTGGACTGATTTACTTACTACGCACATTGCAGGATCTCTGGAAACACTGGGATAGCACTCATGCCAAGGGAAAAGCCAATCAAAACCAACACTAGCACAAACATCCACAGCTGACTGAAAGAGAGGCATTTACAAGAAGTTAGCTGCTGAAGAGTCTTTTCAGTAAGGACTCCATTTCACTGAAGGCTGTTGTATCAGCTCTCCCTGACTGATCAGCAAACTATGTGTCTTGAAGCCAATACTAATACTTGAAAAATCCAGTTCTATACTTTAGAAAAAAGACTTTGTAAAAGAATATGAAAAGCTTGTGCtcaaattatatattttcttatCAAATGCAGTTCATTTTATGACATGCATATAGGGAAGAGTTATACAGATGAGGTTAACTGAGCAACGCTTGTGTGCAAGCACCGGACTTGGTTTGTTGCAGAAGTGAAAGATTCTGAAaatttttgatatttaaaaattagcaGCCTAGGAGGAGTTCTGTGCATTAACAAGTCTATTACTTTAACACAGCATCTAACCTAGGACAAAAGGATTGTGTAGTTGTTTTGTTAATGTTGCAGTGTTTTGCTGTGAATTAACTTAAGAAATATGACATTACAGCATTCAGGTACAACAAACATTGTCTTTGCTAgtgaaaacaaagctaaaacCTGTCACTTTTCTCAGTAGGATATATACAGAGAGAAGTAAAATCAGTACTGCTGCACAGCCATGCAAATAAACCCTATGGTTTAAAAACAttgatgaaacagaaaaatctggaaaataagacaaaatgAGAACTTTGTTTTGCTGAACAGGAAATGCCACAAAACTGTGAggtaaggaaaataaaaagcaacgTTCTTCCTACCATACACATTACGATGAACAAAGTAacactaaaaagcaaaagaaaaggatcTATTTTATGAAACTGCAATATCTCCATTTTCAGATGATTTCACAGCTTCAGTCTCATGCTATAACATCAAAAAACAACCATGTTTCATGGTCAAAAGTGGAAGTTAAAAACCAAATCTTTTTCACGGTCAGAGTTGCTAATTGCAGACTTATGGACATACATGACTATGGTTGAAAACATCACATAATGGGACAGGCTCAGGTAGAGGCAGTACCTTTCAATGTGCAGTACAGGAGCAGGTCCTAGCATGAAAAGGCACGCTGCTGTCATTAAGTCTCCAAATATCAGCAGCCACTTCCTGATGTACTgtgtaagaaaaggaaaagctatACAATTTAAAATTGGGAATTTGTCATGTACatcaaaaaacaacaaattctTGTTTCCTCACTCCAGATGCAATCACTGGCAGCAGTGGCTTAGTACAGAGATTTCAGGATACTGAGCAATGATCCTTCTCAGTTAGCAAAGTATTTTAGGTCTTAGTCTTCTTTAATATAAGAAACACCCTGTATCATTTTACAATGATATAtaagttccttccaacccaggctgttctatgattctgtgtaATTCTCAGGTACAAAGGGCATTACCAGTTTGTGTCAGGAAAAAAGCATCAGAAAACTGTCACTGTCCTTCAGGCATTGTATTCAAAGTGTAGGTTTCCTACAATTAGCACTGGCTGTCAAAAAGGCAGTTTAGGTGTACCACTTTCAAAGTCTCTTTCTATGGTGCTGTTAAGAGCTAAAGGATGAGGCTAAAGGATAGGCAGCCCACTGTGCTGATCTAATTTgaatatttcactttttatgCAATAAAGTCAATACAGCTAACCAGAACATCTTTACTCCTTTTCTCAAAAGCTAATAGAATTAGATGTGATTAAAAGCATGGATAATTGGGACATATTTTCCTACTCTCTATTCCATATTGCCTTGAAAAAGATTGTGCTTAGTCCACTAGAAAGGCTCAGCACACTTCAGCTCCTTGTCCAATTTCCTTTACTGACTTGGACATTCTTAAATTACCCAGGATCAAGAGAGACCTCCCATGTGGCAGTAATGGGTGCACGTGCAAGGTCTTGAAAGGCAGATCCCTTTACAAGAGCAGGCCCAGATCCTTTGTTTCATCCACTGCTCCCCACCTCTAAGCAAACGCACAGAGTGCTTTACGCTTCACGCTGCACACATGGCAGGGTAGGACTCACCGGCAGTTTGTCGCTTACGAGTCCAAGGAGGGGAGAAGACAGCGAGTATGAGAGTGCCAAACCAAGGAACACCAAGCCCACATAACCAGCTGGGAGCGTGAACTATGGCAAGGAAgatcaataaaacaaaaaccaagacAAACCATATATGCTACATTCATTAAGGACAATCTAAGAATTACATATTGAgtcaaaatactgaaatgtgCAATTTAAGTATTTTACTGATACCCTACAGAGGTTTTCCATGTATTTGAAATCTTCCACAGAGCTTCAGTTTCATTACTTTCACCAACACTTTTTAAGCATGGTGGAGTGGTAGAGACACCTGACACAACTGTACTCATGTAAAGCCTAAATAATGTCAGGAGGAAACATTATGCTATTGTCCCCTACACCAGAACACTGGATTCCAACATTACAATCTGACACACTTGAAAGAAGACACTTCAGATACTGCAATTTCAATGGATTTAGTCTCTACCTCTCAAATCTTTAGTTTTATTTgcataagaaaaaataagtaCTGTATTCATCCATTGTTAATCAGCACATCTTAAAAGTAAGCAGTGCCATAAAACTCAGTTCCAACTTTTCAACCAAAGGATGATTTTTATGGGAAGGAATAAGAGGTTGTTGCTGACACCCTGAGGCCTACATTTTCCTAATCCAGACACATTATTTCTGCATTGAAACAAAATATGTAATGAATCAAAAGCACCTTAGTTTCTCAAATAAGTGCCTTAACTAAGAGTTAGAAGGTATTCCAAGATGTTTCATATGGTATAGACTCTATAAATATTCACTATTTCCTTGTCATATGCAAATACATGATAATAACTCTAATTTAGTGGTTAGAATACCTGCCAAGAGGGCCCCAGCCCTTTCACAGCAAGTATttgtgagcacagagcagagggaaagccGAAGAGCCATAGAAACACACAGAATCTACAGTGGGATAATTTCAAATCCCTCCTGGGAGATGGAAGATATACACTCACATCTCCACTGACCAAAGAACTTAGCATCAAGTCCCCACCACGCTGAACAAGTACTCCAAGTACAGATTAGGCAGACAGAAAGTAGCACAGCCATCTGTGAAATATTAccccttggaaaaaaacaattcaTAAATAAAGCACTCAAAGACCACTGCTTAATTTTATCTAGGAACAGAATCTTAAAGGAATTCACATCAAGAGATGTAATATTGCCAGTGGTTGCAGCAGCTTTCAAGAATTTGATttcaggaaggaagaaaaaatacattttttacgAAAGCAGTTTCTATGCCCTATTCAGAGACAGTACTTTGCAGCTGAAAGACATTTAAGTGGAGAAAGCCCATTTTAAAAGACCTTACACTTCTCATTCTCAAGACCCAGCAGGAAGAGATGGTGCAATAGATATTGACTTATGAGTACTGTGTAATCAAGTTATTTGGAATTTATACAACTAACAGTTAACTAAAGCAGTGTTAATTGGATGAAGCTCAATTTTGTTTAGGATATTTACATTTAGAGCCAGTTACTCAATATTTATTAACTCAAGACTTCAATGCATGTTAGCAGGACTTACCTTCTTTAAGATAAATAGAGATATTGTGggatcaaaaaaacccaagcatgCACTTAGAGAAAATATAGTGAGACAGAGTATTAGGACTTTTGGCAGAAGAATGAGCTTCCAAAATGATTCCTTCCTAGGAGTTGAATCTGTTTCAATAGAAAAGGGGGGGAAACTGCATTATTTTCAGCGGCATAAGCTCATGATTGATCTTcttgttttagaaaataaatagtatttccccttttttagtCTTCTTACTCCTATTGCACAACATATGAAAGTCAATAGTTGATTATTACATGCTATACCATTTTTATAGTGAAAACTAAAATTCAATAGATGAAGAAGCGTACAATTTAGATTCCAGCACTGCAAATCCCCAACTTGAAAAGAACTAAAGCATGTATTACTCCAATTATGTGAAAAAAGTATTTGCTTCTCTGCTAGCAGTTATAAAATGAAATCTTCATGGATATGTCTCAGTTTGATACTTGAACACATATATGAACAATTCATATCTAATAAAAGAAACATGCTTTGAGAGTAAGATTGCTATTTATCAGTTGAGATCTATCCAAGTTTTTAAACAACTAATTGAACTCCAACATGTTCAATTTGTAGTCCAGGAAACTTTTTTCAGATGTCATGGTTATGTGGGAATTTTAAGTCAGGCCCTATTCCTGATGGTGTTTCTCCTATAATACCTGAATGTGGTCTCAAATTATACAAAGAACTGAAAGTTCAAGCATTAGCATCCATCAGCTCAGAGCTAATATTTATGTAACATACTTCCAAACTGGCAGTGATATCATGACAATTTCAGAGCTTGGGGAGGTCAGGGGGGAAAGTCAGCAGTAGCAACACATTTAAAGTCATTAAAATGATAAACTTAAAATCATTTTAAGTTTCTTCTAAAAGCCAATATACTTGAAGTtattttccatggtttttgtattaaaggataaaaaaaatcaaaattaaagaaGCATTTCAAAGTTActagcatttttttctctagaaaagAATAACAGAATTGTAACCTTACAATTATAGTCTTGCATGAGGACTTACCTTGAAGTTAGTTTTCTGTACAAGCAGGATCAtctaaaatttaataaatttatatgACCTCCAACACTTCATTAAACCCCTCCTTTATTAACTTTAACATTCTTTCATGTTTATCAGATCCTGCACAAATAAATCCAGATCCAGTAcaaataaacacttttttttctccctataATTAGTTTTCCTCTCCACTGTTAACTCCTCAAACATGTTGAGTTCTCCTGTTTTAGGCAAAATCTGTCCCCAGCTTTTGCTCAACTAGCTGCAATGACAAACCTATAGGAAGCAGACACAGCTGATCCTTTACAAGCCCTAAATCTAaggcaaaaacaaacaaaaatatatcaGTTCACTTCCACACAAAGTTCCTACTGTTTGCAGAAATTAGCATGAGAATTTGTGTTAATTCCAGGCCATCTCATGAATTTAGGTTAGCATTAAACATGAGCCTTTATCAAGATATCAAGCTAATTCAAGTGGAGTTTTGCCCTCTGACTTGGATCAGACTCCAGAAGCTGACACTTTTTTAAAGACACTTAAGTACATGAGAAGTTAGGGTGAGTGAAGGAAGCAGGCAGAAGGATGCTTACCATATCTTGGCAATATGCACATATTCACAGGCACCAGAGCCAGCACTATGCATCCCAGCGCAATGAAAGGGACCTCGTAACCAAATGATTGATACAAAAAGCCACCCAAAGGTGGGCCCAGCACCAGTCCAAGTCCTGAAAAAATCTCAAGGCTGCCCTAAAGCATGaaaaagcaaggagaaatgAAGTCAGTACGTTGAGAAAATACAATGCAACAATACAAAGCAAGCCATGTGTCTGAGGAGCAGTACAGCATATCCGGGTAGTGAAAAACAAGACAATGCATTCCCAGAACAAGAGCTAGTAGGGATGCTCACAGGGTGGGATAGCAAGAGGAATTCCACAGTTATGTGTCTGACAGCCATGACCTCTTTTGCTTCTCTACAGGGAACCACCTGTACTGGTTCCTGTACAGCATTCACAACTCTGCTGTCACCTAACAGATATCAGTCTTGATGTAAGGCAAATGCTCCAGTAGCAGAAAGCATGAACAGGACACCTCAGGCTGAAGGGATCACCTCTCCCACCTGCCATTACACTCCAGCCTGAGGGAAAGGATCTAAACACACCTACTCAGATGGGTCATTATCTCATGGCATGAAGTATATGTGCCAAGTTAAAGCTTTCTCTCCATTAACAACTGTTTGGACTCACTCcctagggaaaggaaaaaataatgaaactgCAATGGGGACAACTCAGATTGTTTTGGATATAATTTATTAATCTGGTATGTTTTATAAGATGCTAATTTGTAACAGGACAGTAATACAGATACATCTTGTGCTACAATGTCATAGTCACCACTGTCAACAAAATTGATTAATCAATGCTTAGATCACCAGGAAGAGCTGGTGGTAATAACTCCTTACAGATAAAAGTTTTGATAACTTCCAGAACCCAGAAAGATAACTCCAGGGAATAATTCTCATCTTCAGTTTTACTGATACAAGTCAGAGTAGTCAAATGTCCTGAAAACAGTCAGAGTCATCAAAAGCCAAGTTCTTTATCCTAGGTTAGTCTAGGGTTGcaacctttttctttcctagcaAAGAAAATAACTAGGCATGGCCATTAACATCACTGTATCCAGATGatgctttcactttttttgcTTACCAGCCATAAAAAACACTTGATTTGTGAGACTTTGGTTCAAATAATTTACATGATTTGGGGCTGTACATCATTTAGCCCTTCTAAGTTAATGAAATGGGGAGGGCATGGGGGGAAGCTGAGACATTGCAGTAGTACAGATCAGAGGATAAGATAAACCTGATACTGTAAGAGAAGTGAGATTCCTTATGTTCTGAAGTCCACACCTCCTCCCTCCACAGAGGGATCAAGTTGACAAATGCTCAACTTCCCACTCCAACAAAGCTAGTGTGCCTATACTTAATAACTTGCCCATATACCCTCTAGGGTACCCAACAAGTAAAAGGAAGTCTGAAAACTTGTACCAAAATGGTAAGGAGGTGAAAACTGATTTTCACGATCTAGCACTATCAAGAAGGACAACAGAGAGCAGGGCTAAAAAAGCCTCATCCCCTCCTTCAGGCCTCAATTTTACCCTAGGATGCACCTTGCTTAAACAATAAGctctttcttctgcctcctgcctCAGAGCTCACAGTAACAAGAGCTCTACATCATGCCCATTTAAGGACACTAAATCTACATGAATAAATATTAAGAGGTTTTATTCTCAAGTAGAACAAGACACTGGAGTTCACAATATGGTAAAGACAAACATTTAGAAGTTATCTGTCTTTTTATAGCACCCTTTCTAGATTTTAAACAAAGGTAAGTACCAAGCCACAGCTGTGTAGCATTTCTGATTTTGGTCTTGAGATGACCTTCACCACTACATATCATTTTCAGCCATGCATTATGGTTACAGTGCTCTCATaacagaatttcttttctttttaattctgattATAAAATGGGTAACTAAGTCCCTTTAAGTCAACATTACTTtacttacatttttaaattatgttttaaaatttgcaaACAGAAAACCTTAACCTTATTGACTGAATAAATCCAAAACAtgattaaaatatataaattgcTCCAATGAAAAGGTCAGCTAATCACTGCTGATACAACTTAGTAGGTTTCTTTTGAGTTATAGACATATtcttatagatatatatttatggAAGTAATTAAATAGcttaacaaaaatattaataaaagcagaaacttttctaattttatttaatattcttaaataatttttcaacaTTTGCTCACTCATTAATATTTAACCCAGGTATTTCTGACAGAATATTTTTGAACTGAAAACCAGAATGTATTGAAGAATAGACAGAGAAAACAGTATTTATTAAACACAAAACTTTTCTTTAACActttaaaaaccccaactgGAAAAGGGTAATAAATCTGTTTGAAATGAATTGTTGATGATCAGAAATACTGCCCTCCAGTTTCAAGAAATTCTAGCTCTTATCTTTTCATACATAACTTTCATCAACAGAttataaaaattaaaccaaaattgTTTCAGTTTTGCATCTTTCAGTCATTTAAATCAACACCATTTGaattaatttatcatttttaatCAATTCACATGGATCCTTACTATCCAGGTAGAAGCAGTCACTAAAAGTCATACTAGTATTTTATTAGTATTTTGTCTTGATTTTCACTGAAGAGATTAACTACTGCCACTAATGGTCAGCTGTCTTCAAAGCACAAGAAACTAATATATACTGCTTAATTTATATCTAACCAGAGTTATGCTAAGGTCTGAACTTGTTATAGGATTGATTCTAGATTACAAACAAAACATAACATGATGATTTCAAATAAGACTGCATAGGAGACAACaaattttctcctgattttAGGCTGCCCACTGGCAATTTGTCTTATTGCTGGAACTCAGCTCTAACACTGCTTTCTGAACTTACCAGGACAGTAGCTATATTAGTGGGAAATGCCTTTGCAAGGATTGAGAACGATGCTGTAATTGCTGCTGCAAAGCTTATTGCGTCCATTGCTCTTACTAAAAAGCAGAAACCGATGAACATTGGTCCACTTGGCACCTTGTCAAGtattctggaaaagaaaaatcccaacaagAAATTGGATCTCTCTCAGGATGGAAGAAGCCATCTACTAAAGGCTGTAGAGCATCATTTCTTGCTCATTAAAAGACACAGTTACAAGACACTCAATGCTTTCTATTACCACTTATTTTTGAACCACATCAGTGAAATTATTCAAACTCTACCAAACTATTTCTGGcagctttctccttttcccctttactTGGCAGTGAATAGAGCATGAAAACTGTAACCTGTGAAAAACTCAAATGCCACCTTTGTTGCATTCCATAGTTTTTCCAAGCACCTGTGCAAGAAGTCTGATGCAATGTGTTAGAATTAACTAATAAGAGATTCTTTAATTgataataaaacatttattttgctaaAATTAGTGACTTAGCATCTCCACCTGGCAGGCAAAGCTTCCCGTTTAAGCCCAATTTTATTTAAGcccaattttattttaattaaaacattatGCAGAAATAGTTTTCTTATTGCTGCACCTTTGACAGGCTTCTCACTGTCTACGAACTACTACTTAAATAGACAGAACCTAGCTCCTCTAATTTCAAAGTAGTAAACAGACTCTGAAACCTAGTGAAAGGAAGAAGTGTTCGTTCTGCTTTACAAGaggtaataaaaattaaagatgcAAGAAGTTAGATGACCTAAGATGCCCAAGAGTTTCTAATTTTGTGTCCATCTTTTCATATGGATGAAAATGATCAGAAGATAAATGCAACAAAACCAAGCAACAGAAATTACTTACCCAAACAGAATGGTAACACATCCTGAAACAAACATCCCTGACACAAACATGAATTTTGCTCCAATTTGTGAAAGCTGTAAATTAAATACCATTTTTACATGTTAGTATTTCAAGGAAACATCAAAAATTTCCCATATAAGTTACTGTtaagaaatcagaaaattatGGGAACTTAATAGCCCCTGTAACTAAAAGATTGGGAAACACTGCTTCTGCTGGTGTGCCTTCATTCAATAATGAACCTAAAAATACTCTGAACAGTTAAGTGACTTAACCCAGTTTTAGAAAGGTAAGACAATGCTGTAGTTAACTATTTCACAGCAGCatgctgcagcttctgcagagcagcaggttaCAGCAGCATTCCTCATtataaacaaacagaaagttTGTTTCCaaacctcccctgcagcactaTCACTGACTGAGGCAAGGCCAGCAATACCCATGATGTATCTGGCTAGTGAGAGTCAACGCAAGCTGATTTTCAAGCAAATTTAAGACAACCCTTAACAGCACAAAGCTTGGGCATGGGAAGTATGGTACTTTCAGGCCTCCCCATTAATTACCAGGGAAGGACCCcacttttcttcatttcagacTCTCTCACCAGAGTGAAGGATGACAGGAGGCATCCATAAAGGAAACTCAATCCCGCAACAAAGTACAGCTGAGCTTCTAATTCCACACTGCAACTTCCCCTAAGGACAGTAGGTGTTTCAAGCCCTTCTTTTGTTCAGGCCTGAACAAAGTCCCTGCCTTTCAGCCATTATTACTAAAGCCCATATTTTGCTGAGTCTCACCCAAACCCTGAGGATCTCTGATTGCTGCACTGTCCAGGTCTGTTGATGCTCACTTCAGCTGTCTGCAGTGAGGACAGCACATTCACTCTCTCCCCTGTAAAGTACCTGGTGAGGCTTGTGCCATAGCTGAATACCACTACAGGCACCAAGACTTGGACTTAGTAATGGCACTTATGTGACACTTTATGAGCCACCTCAGCACCAGACAAAGGCACTCACCACAGGGTCAACAAAGAGGCTGCCCAGTCAAAGACAGAGGATTTTgaactgctgctctgcagcagccccagcttaGGGAATGATCCTGAGCAGCCCTAGCAAACACTGCATagacagcagtgctgcagcacatAAACAAACATTTATATAACTTATTTGTGATTTCTTCAACATGAGAAAAATCCTGAATCTGTGGGAAAGCTCAAGTTACAAGAACTGGAAACATTTCTCTCATATTAATATAGAATGAAGTTTAAACTGAGTTAAGCAGCGGAAAATCATAACAGGagcaaaatgtttaaaaaaaaaaaaaaaagacaacataCCAGAAAAGAAGAAGAGGTGCAGCTAactaaagaaagaaacaaaacaaaaacaaaatacctTTAATGTCGCCAAAGGCAAACCGAATATATAAGTGCCACAAATAAAATGGGGGGGGTAGGAGAAAGGAGGTCATAGGAAGCAGAATTGATCCGATTACtctaaagcaaacagaaaagttAACTAGAGAAACAAAACAGTTACATATCTGTTGCCCTATGCTACTCTCAGGAACGACAGAAAAGTACTGACAAGACTTAGATCACACTCAGACTGACTGGTCAGACTCCAGTTACTGCAGACAGAAAATTGCAGTAGCACTACTGAAAAGAACTCTCTTTTCTCAGCCTTGCAGAACTGCCTTCATGTACCAACCTGTGtcaccacagaaaaaaattacagctccAATTATACTTACATAATTTCCCAATATTAAAGAAGTCAAGAAATTGACCAAAGCAAAACATCCAAAAATCAGGCCAACAACTGTGTTACTGGcaccttttttttctgcctgcaaAAAAGATCACAACCATGTACAGAC
Above is a genomic segment from Zonotrichia leucophrys gambelii isolate GWCS_2022_RI chromosome 3, RI_Zleu_2.0, whole genome shotgun sequence containing:
- the SLC18B1 gene encoding MFS-type transporter SLC18B1 isoform X1, which translates into the protein MMSCSPYAELGKEEENDGLSEAVGEESRRLTREQLYTLVAAASINFSSMMCYSILGPFFPSEAEKKGASNTVVGLIFGCFALVNFLTSLILGNYLSQIGAKFMFVSGMFVSGCVTILFGILDKVPSGPMFIGFCFLVRAMDAISFAAAITASFSILAKAFPTNIATVLGSLEIFSGLGLVLGPPLGGFLYQSFGYEVPFIALGCIVLALVPVNMCILPRYDSTPRKESFWKLILLPKVLILCLTIFSLSACLGFFDPTISLFILKKFTLPAGYVGLVFLGLALSYSLSSPLLGLVSDKLPYIRKWLLIFGDLMTAACLFMLGPAPVLHIESQLWMFVLVLVLIGFSLGMSAIPVFPEILQCAYENGFEEGLSLLGLVSGLFNAMWSLGAFVGPILGGFLNEELGFEWAAAIQGGWPLLSGLATGIFYIIEATRKSSSSSLQNPPGDNEERTRLMGNEI
- the SLC18B1 gene encoding MFS-type transporter SLC18B1 isoform X2; the protein is MGSRAAGGEQPPDDGLSEAVGEESRRLTREQLYTLVAAASINFSSMMCYSILGPFFPSEAEKKGASNTVVGLIFGCFALVNFLTSLILGNYLSQIGAKFMFVSGMFVSGCVTILFGILDKVPSGPMFIGFCFLVRAMDAISFAAAITASFSILAKAFPTNIATVLGSLEIFSGLGLVLGPPLGGFLYQSFGYEVPFIALGCIVLALVPVNMCILPRYDSTPRKESFWKLILLPKVLILCLTIFSLSACLGFFDPTISLFILKKFTLPAGYVGLVFLGLALSYSLSSPLLGLVSDKLPYIRKWLLIFGDLMTAACLFMLGPAPVLHIESQLWMFVLVLVLIGFSLGMSAIPVFPEILQCAYENGFEEGLSLLGLVSGLFNAMWSLGAFVGPILGGFLNEELGFEWAAAIQGGWPLLSGLATGIFYIIEATRKSSSSSLQNPPGDNEERTRLMGNEI